One window of the Crassaminicella thermophila genome contains the following:
- the pyrR gene encoding bifunctional pyr operon transcriptional regulator/uracil phosphoribosyltransferase PyrR — MKFKTKIMDEKAIQRATTRIAHEIIERNKGIEDVVLVGIKTRGIPFAKRIADRIESIENKKIHVGVLDITLYRDDLTKLDDNPILNDTDIGFDISEKIVVLVDDVLYTGRTVRAAMDAIMDIGRPKSIQLAVLIDRGHRELPIRADYVGKNVPTSKEEIICVHFDEIDDTNEVTINKLTE, encoded by the coding sequence ATGAAGTTTAAAACAAAAATTATGGATGAAAAAGCTATACAAAGAGCAACTACTAGAATTGCTCATGAAATTATCGAAAGAAATAAGGGAATCGAAGATGTTGTACTTGTAGGGATAAAAACAAGAGGAATACCATTTGCAAAAAGAATTGCTGATAGGATTGAATCTATTGAAAATAAAAAAATTCATGTTGGTGTTTTAGATATAACTTTATATAGAGATGATTTGACAAAATTAGATGATAATCCAATATTGAATGATACAGATATTGGTTTTGATATTAGTGAAAAGATTGTAGTATTAGTAGATGATGTTTTATATACCGGAAGAACAGTAAGAGCAGCTATGGATGCAATTATGGATATTGGCAGACCAAAGTCTATACAACTTGCTGTTTTAATAGATAGAGGCCATAGGGAACTTCCTATTCGAGCAGATTATGTAGGTAAAAATGTACCTACATCTAAGGAAGAAATCATTTGTGTGCACTTTGATGAGATTGATGATACTAATGAAGTTACTATCAATAAATTAACTGAATAA